The Cydia amplana chromosome 9, ilCydAmpl1.1, whole genome shotgun sequence genome includes a region encoding these proteins:
- the LOC134650929 gene encoding INO80 complex subunit C, giving the protein MTTNADKVYCFKTENKFLVKSGCKKRMWRSLKQILTAERALPWPNDIVLYYSINAPPTFKPTKKYSDISGLPAPYMDRHSKLYYSNAEEFATVRSLPMDITAGYLQLRGANTIVG; this is encoded by the exons ATGACTACTAATGCAGATAAAGTGTACTGCtttaaaacagaaaacaaattcTTAGTTAAGAGTGGCTGTAAAAAGCGTATGTGGAGATCTTTGAAACAAATTCTTACAGCAGAACGAGCTTTACCATGGCCAAACGATATTGTACTGT ATTATTCAATAAATGCTCCACCGACATTCAAGCCAACTAAGAAGTACTCAGATATCTCGGGCCTCCCCGCTCCCTACATGGACCGCCATTCCAAACTGTACTACAGCAATGCGGAGGAATTTGCAACGGTCAGGAGTTTACCCATGGACATAACCGCCGGCTACTTGCAGTTAAGAGGAGCGAACACTATTGTTGGATAA
- the LOC134650891 gene encoding ribosome biogenesis regulatory protein homolog, producing the protein MDIVNEILEKEQKKAEKYKPITVEKHLDVELDIGTLLVFDSNDLDTKKLNANKSRDEYLQSLSRDNTQLLLNKIWELPTERVEEAIVVKLPEPTTMLPRAKPVPKPRPLTKWQEFAKAKGITKKKKDKLEWDEQLQKWVPLYGFRKAAAEKEKNWLIEVPQNVDPMTDMYEKKSEAKSEKVAKNELQRLKNIARAKKVKIPRVGLPVTSDKASANQLATAATVARASTASLGKFQDRLPKEKDARGKGVHELIPGKDRKRKLPVPTAQVERENNLNLLDSILNKRPKIDMDKAVAKHIANEQVQRSEEKKSSKPKGKPRKGKTGNPSKFTAKKPKAGAGQRNPGKKAGGRKRR; encoded by the exons ATGGATATAGTTAATGAAATTCTAGAAAAAGAACAGAAGAAAGCGGAGAAATACAAGCCTATTACAGTAGAAAAGCACTTAGATGTAGAATTAGACATCGGAACTCTTCTTGTATTTGACTCAAACGACTTGGacacaaaaaaattaaa TGCTAACAAAAGCAGAGATGAATACTTACAATCGTTATCCCGCGACAACACACAGCTGTTACTCAACAAGATCTGGGAGCTCCCCACCGAGAGGGTGGAAGAGGCTATAGTGGTGAAGCTGCCGGAGCCCACCACAATGCTACCGAGAGCCAAGCCGGTGCCCAAGCCCAGGCCGCTGACCAAGTGGCAGGAATTTGCTAAAGCCAAGGGCATTACTAAGAAGAAGAAGGATAAACTTGAATGGGATGAACAGTTGCAGAAATGGGTGCCACTTTATGG ATTCAGAAAGGCAGCTGCAGAGAAAGAGAAGAACTGGTTAATAGAGGTCCCGCAGAACGTGGATCCCATGACAGACATGTACGAGAAAAAGTCTGAGGCCAAGTCCGAGAAGGTGGCCAAGAATGAGCTGCAGAGGCTCAAGAACATTGCACGAGCCAAGAAAGTCAAGATCCCTAGAGTGGGACTTCCGGTCACGTCTGACAAAGCTTCTGCTAATCAG CTAGCAACCGCAGCAACAGTCGCCCGAGCATCCACAGCCTCCCTCGGCAAGTTCCAAGACCGCCTGCCCAAGGAAAAGGATGCCCGAGGCAAAGGTGTCCATGAACTCATACCCGGAAAGGACAGAAAGAGAAAGCTGCCGGTACCCACAGCGCAGGTTGAGAGGGAGAATAACCTTAATTTGCTGGACAGCATATTGAACAAGCGGCCGAAGATTGACATGGATAAGGCTGTGGCTAAACATATAGCTAATGAGCAAGTGCA GAGATCAGAAGAAAAGAAGAGCAGCAAGCCGAAGGGCAAACCCCGCAAGGGCAAGACGGGGAACCCCAGCAAGTTCACCGCCAAGAAGCCCAAGGCGGGCGCCGGGCAACGCAACCCGGGCAAGAAAGCCGGCGGGCGGAAGAGGAGGTAG